A genome region from Camelina sativa cultivar DH55 chromosome 10, Cs, whole genome shotgun sequence includes the following:
- the LOC104717016 gene encoding protein GLUTAMINE DUMPER 1-like codes for MRPLSVHSRLEGVATHPTLATSASVNHHGMVPQSPWHSPIPYLFGGLAAMLGLIAFALLILACSYWRLSSSGEEDGQNVDEEKESRSGDKAANGAYEEKVLVIMAGEDLPRFIATPAMKTCTCGGHEGEMVISKEGNVVTDEEENMREGEEKVKDTGETTTTTSH; via the coding sequence atgagaCCATTGAGCGTTCATTCGAGGTTGGAAGGTGTGGCAACGCACCCCACGTTGGCAACATCAGCCTCCGTGAATCACCACGGAATGGTGCCGCAATCACCGTGGCACTCGCCGATTCCTTACCTATTCGGCGGCTTAGCGGCGATGCTTGGACTAATAGCCTTTGCGCTTCTCATCCTCGCTTGCTCTTACTGGCGCCTGTCTTCCTCCGGCGAAGAAGATGGTCAGAACGTCGACGAAGAGAAAGAGAGCCGCTCTGGGGATAAGGCGGCTAACGGAGCTTACGAGGAGAAGGTTCTTGTCATAATGGCCGGAGAAGACTTGCCTAGGTTTATAGCGACACCAGCTATGAAAACGTGTACGTGTGGTGGTCACGAGGGTGAAATGGTCATTTCCAAAGAGGGTAATGTTGTGACTGACGAGGAGGAGAATATGAGAGAAGGCGAAGAGAAAGTGAAAGATACCGGAGAAACCACTACTACTACAAGTCactaa
- the LOC104720029 gene encoding uncharacterized protein LOC104720029, translated as MGQRPSFAWRSILYGRELMIQGLEKRVCNGALMFVWIDPWIEDNRLRAPWRKNQFFDVGLKIKDLIDLQTGFWDNEILEELFFPQDIIRIKAVKPVISQEDFHIWKHNKNGDFSVKSAYWMAHQVKSKELIQIASLQSSTLKLKKLVWKLQTDPKIKVFLWKLLSGAIPVAESLNGRGMTVDENYQVCGEKSESINHFLFLCPLSRQVWALSEFPFSLEGFHSGSIYSNMFHLLENKDNKAWPPELRKSFPWIVWRIWTNRNSLTFEGKCFNARETVEKIREEVAEWFEAQCVGEEGESLLNQIQSEGQRNEVTQTGRWKKPPENWLKCNVGASWSRRNQNAGGAWVLRDDRGVVLLHSRRSFANIHSKGDASLRCLLWAFESMASHKVDNVIFALSDKELVGAAMRPSAWPSFKPQSVAIKRSLLPFAA; from the coding sequence ATGGGTCAAAGACCGTCCTTTGCATGGAGAAGCATCTTGTATGGAAGAGAATTGATGATACAGGGTTTGGAAAAGAGGGTTTGCAATGGGGCCTTAATGTTTGTGTGGATAGATCCTTGGATCGAGGATAATCGTCTCAGGGCTCCTTGGAGgaaaaaccaattttttgaTGTGGGACTTAAGATCAAAGATCTAATTGATCTACAAACAGGGTTTTGGGATAATGAGATATTGGAGGAGCTGTTCTTTCCTCAGGATATCATCAGAATTAAAGCCGTTAAACCGGTCATTTCCCAGGAGGACTTTCATATTTGGAAACATAACAAAAATGGGGATTTCTCGGTTAAATCTGCCTATTGGATGGCTCATCAAGTCAAAAGTAAGGAGCTGATTCAAATAGCATCACTACAGTCGTCTActcttaaattaaaaaaactggTGTGGAAGTTGCAGACGGATCCAAAAATCAAGGTGTTCTTATGGAAATTACTTAGTGGAGCCATCCCTGTAGCAGAAAGCTTGAATGGAAGAGGGATGACTGTGGATGAAAACTACCAAGTTTGTGGAGAAAAGAGTGAATCGATAAatcattttctgtttctttgtccTCTGTCTCGACAGGTGTGGGCGCTCTCAGAATTTCCCTTTTCTCTGGAGGGATTCCACTCTGGTTCTATCTATTCCAATATGTTCCATCTTCTGGAAAATAAGGATAATAAGGCGTGGCCCCCAGAGCTAAGAAAAAGTTTTCCTTGGATAGTGTGGAGAATATGGACAAATAGAAACTCTCTCACCTTTGAAGGAAAATGCTTTAACGCAAGGGAGACAGTGGAAAAGATTAGAGAGGAGGTTGCAGAATGGTTTGAAGCCCAGTGTGTGGGGGAGGAAGGAGAGTCTCTCCTAAACCAAATTCAAAGTGAGGGTCAAAGGAATGAGGTGACTCAAACTGGTAGGTGGAAAAAACCTCCGGAGAATTGGTTAAAATGTAATGTAGGCGCTTCTTGGTCAAGAAGGAACCAAAATGCAGGTGGGGCTTGGGTGTTAAGAGATGATAGAGGTGTTGTCCTACTGCATAGTAGAAGATCTTTTGCCAACATTCATTCAAAAGGGGATGCAAGTTTGAGATGTTTGTTATGGGCTTTTGAAAGTATGGCTAGTCACAAGGTTGATAATGTCATTTTTGCGCTTTCAGACAAAGAATTGGTGGGTGCAGCAATGAGACCAAGTGCTTGGCCGTCTTTTAAACCGCAATCTGTGGCTATAAAGAGATCGCTTTTGCCTTTTGCCGCATGA
- the LOC104720031 gene encoding uncharacterized protein LOC104720031, whose product MSIISWNCQGLGRSHDLAIPRLKEMRKKHFPEMLFLMETMNKRNVLVDLQVWLGYDRVYTVYPIGKCGGLALFWKSSVKVDFRYVDKNMLDAQVQFGDSNFFVSCIYGDPDRRNRSHVWERLSRLGIGRRERWCMFGDFNEIMHNGEKNGGPRRCDNEFKPFNDMLKVCDMVELPSQGNSFMWAGRRGEHWMQCRLDRAFGNTEFIKQFPASNQGFMDLRGSDHRPVLIKLLSSQDSYRGQFRFDKRFLFKEEVKTIIHTTWNRNRSDSYISVAERLRNCREALSSWKKKNSLNSHDKITLLEVALEKVQSQVWPRLQTVHALKKDLAKAYRDEEIFWKQKSRKKWFRCGNRNTKFFHASVKENRQRKRIEKFKDVNGNFQVSEAAKGEVDAAYFQNLFTSSNPVRFDQWFDSLEPRVSGEMNDNLIAKVTAQEIKETLFSINPVKAPGADGCMPVEWNYTHLCLIPKTLHPSEMGNLIPISLCSVLYKIISKVMVKRMKPFLPEIVSESQSAFVPERLITDNILVAHELIHSLKVHLQMSSEFMVVKTDMSKAYDRVEWSYLRSLMLALGFHIKWVNWIMICVSTVTYSVLINDRPFGMITPQRGLRQRDPLSPFLFVLCTEGLTHLLNKAQWEGSLEGMQLSEGGPVIHHLLFADDSLFLCKASLEQSVVLQNILKVYGLATGQTINLNKSSVTFGARVTEPSKRSVQASMGITTEGGAGSYLGLPECFSGSKVDMLSYLKDRLKGKLFGWYARCLSQGGKEVLLKSVALSMPVFAMSCFKLPKKTCENLESAMADFWWNSGEHSRKIHWQSWERLCLAKEYGGWDLEMSKCSTKHC is encoded by the exons ATGAGCATTAttagttggaattgtcaaggattGGGACGGTCTCATGATTTGGCAATTCCTCGTCTCAAGGAAATGCGTAAAAAACATTTCCCGGAGATGTTATTCTTGATGGAAACAATGAACAAGAGAAACGTTTTGGTGGATTTACAAGTTTGGTTGGGCTATGACCGTGTATATACAGTTTACCCGATAGGGAAGTGTGGAGGTTTAGCCCTTTTTTGGAAGAGCAGTGTAAAGGTAGACTTTCGGTATGTAGATAAGAATATGTTGGATGCTCAAGTACAGTTTGGAGATTCCAATTTCTTTGTTTCCTGTATATATGGAGATCCAGACAGAAGGAACAGGTCTCATGTGTGGGAGAGATTATCTAGATTGGGCATAGGAAGAAGGGAGAGATGGTGCATGTTTGGGGACTTTAATGAGATAATGCACAATGGAGAAAAAAATGGTGGTCCTAGGAGATGTGATAATGAGTTTAAACCATTCAATGACATGCTGAAGGTTTGTGATATGGTAGAATTACCAAGTCAAGGAAACAGTTTCATGTGGGCGGGGAGAAGAGGAGAACACTGGATGCAATGCAGACTCGATAGGGCTTTCGGTAATACTGAATTCATAAAACAGTTTCCGGCTTCAAACCAAGGTTTCATGGATTTGCGAGGATCAGATCATAGGCCAGTTTTGATTAAGTTGTTGTCTTCTCAAGACTCGTATAGAGGGCAGTTCAGGTTtgacaaaaggtttttgttcaAGGAAGAGGTAAAAACTATTATCCATACAACATGGAATAGAAACAGATCAGACTCTTACATCTCAGTGGCAGAGAGATTACGAAATTGCAGGGAAGCTTTAAGTtcttggaaaaagaaaaattctctAAACTCTCATGATAAGATCACACTGCTTGAAGTTGCTTTAGAAAAAGTTCAATCTCAGGTGTGGCCAAGATTGCAAACGGTACATGCTTTAAAAAAGGATCTTGCTAAAGCCTACAGAGACGAAgagattttttggaaacaaaagagCAGGAAGAAATGGTTTCGATGTGGAAATAGAAACACAAAGTTTTTTCATGCCTCAGTCAAGGAGAatagacaaagaaagagaattGAAAAGTTTAAGGATGTTAATGGGAACTTCCAAGTCTCTGAAGCGGCAAAGGGAGAGGTTGATGCAGCTTACTTCCAAAACTTGTTCACTTCGTCAAATCCGGTTAGGTTTGATCAATGGTTCGATAGTTTGGAACCAAGAGTCTCAGGGGAAATGAATGATAATCTGATTGCCAAGGTGACTGctcaagaaatcaaagaaaccCTTTTTTCGATTAATCCAGTAAAAGCCCCAGGGGCGGATG GATGTATGCCTGTTGAGTGGAATTATACCCATCTGTGTTTGATTCCAAAGACTCTACATCCTTCTGAAATGGGTAACCTTATACCTATAAGCCTGTGCTCTGTGCTTTATAAGATCATCTCAAAGGTTATGGTGAAGCGGATGAAACCTTTTCTCCCAGAGATTGTTTCTGAGTCCCAATCTGCTTTTGTTCCTGAACGACTTATCACAGATAATATACTTGTTGCTCATGAACTGATTCATAGCCTGAAGGTGCATCTTCAAATGTCTTCTGAATTCATGGTAGTGAAGACCGATATGTCAAAAGCATATGACAGGGTTGAATGGAGTTACCTAAGAAGTCTGATGCTAGCTCTTGGCTTTCATATTAAATGGGTCAACTGGATTATGATTTGTGTCTCTACTGTTACTTACTCTGTCCTGATAAATGATAGGCCTTTTGGTATGATCACTCCGCAAAGAGGCTTAAGGCAGAGAGATCCTTTATCCCCATTTCTTTTTGTCTTATGTACTGAAGGTTTGACACATTTGTTGAACAAGGCTCAATGGGAGGGAAGTTTGGAGGGCATGCAGTTGTCTGAGGGAGGGCCAGTCATTCATCATTTGCTCTTCGCTGATGACAGTTTATTCCTGTGTAAGGCTTCTTTGGAACAGAGTGTGGTTTTACAAAACATCTTAAAGGTGTATGGTTTAGCTACGGGACAGACTATCAATCTGAACAAATCCTCAGTAACTTTTGGTGCAAGAGTGACTGAGCCGTCAAAAAGATCTGTTCAAGCATCTATGGGCATTACAACGGAAGGTGGTGCAGGATCCTATCTAGGCTTGCCCGAGTGTTTCAGTGGATCGAAGGTTGATATGTTAAGTTATCTAAAAGACAGGTTAAAGGGTAAATTATTTGGGTGGTATGCTAGGTGTTTATCCCAAGGAGGAAAAGAGGTACTCCTAAAGTCTGTGGCTTTGTCAATGCCGGTGTTTGCAATGTCCTGCTTTAAGCtcccaaaaaaaacatgtgagaACTTAGAGAGTGCTATGGCCGACTTCTGGTGGAATTCAGGAGAACATTCGAGGAAAATTCACTGGCAGAGCTGGGAAAGGTTATGCTTGGCAAAAGAGTATGGGGGATGGGATTTAGAGATGTCCAAGTGTTCAACCAAGCATTGTTAG
- the LOC104717017 gene encoding transcription initiation factor TFIID subunit 10 isoform X2, whose amino-acid sequence MNHGQQSGEAKHEDDAALTEFLASLMDYTPTIPDDLVEHYLAKSGFQCPDVRLIRLVAVATQKFVADVASDALQHCKARPAPVVKDKKQQKEKRLILTMEDLSKALREYGVNVKHPEYFADSPSTGMDPATREE is encoded by the exons ATGAATCACGGCCAACAATCTGGCGAGGCAAAGCATGAAGATGATGCTGCTCTTACAGAGTTCCTCGCTTCTCTGATGGATTATACTCCTACT ATTCCTGATGATTTAGTAGAGCACTACTTGGCTAAGAGTGGATTTCAGTGCCCCGACGTGCGATT AATAAGGCTAGTTGCTGTGGCTACACAAAAGTTTGTTGCAGATGTTGCCAGCGACGCCCTTCA GCACTGCAAGGCTAGACCAGCACCAGTTGTGAAAGACAAAAAACAGCAAAAG GAGAAGCGTTTAATATTGACTATGGAAGATCTTTCAAAAGCTTTGCGTGAG TATGGTGTGAATGTGAAGCATCCAGAATATTTTGCTGATAGCCCTTCGACTGGAATGGATCCTGCGACAAGGGAGGAATAG
- the LOC104717017 gene encoding B3 domain-containing protein REM7 isoform X1: MLNSPLQSPTNPHFFQPLLPGSETHLTIPVVFFSKHIGGKHEQKTAKLKSDSSEKTWVVKMDGRRLTQGWKEFVKAHDLRIGDIIIFKHEGDMVFRVTPFGPSCCEIQYAQCNIKMEDDNDDEEDDMENQHSTRNGLRKTKLNPKTEAESFESCDYCFVANVTASNLKTDTINLPKKAASSKALSRRCDNIILVNEEGNSWTLNLRFRESDGSYYMGGGWKRFCSENRQKEGDLIAFNLVGDGESNPMLCICQEEVCSELMSIAREKIKTKKRRRRWVASPSSPEQNRFVTLSLTSYNIKNSKLSLPVEFTKINGINNNHKKIILEDKHGVKRLIKLIRDGPNNGRRGLGKGWKLFCRANDVLKVGEPFQLKLLWENKTPLLKFWSKFKEEPI, from the exons ATGTTGAATTCTCCACTTCAGTCTCCGACCAATCCACATTTCTTTCAGCCACTTCTTCCCGGTTCCGAGACTCACCTC ACGATACCTGTTGTATTCTTCTCCAAGCACATTGGTGGAAAACATGAACAGAAAACAGCTAAACTTAAATCGGACTCTTCAGAGAAAACTTGGGTAGTGAAAATGGATGGCCGGAGACTCACCCAAGGCTGGAAAGAGTTTGTGAAAGCTCATGATCTTCGAATCGGCGACATCATTATCTTTAAACACGAAGGAGACATGGTGTTTCGTGTGACACCTTTCGGTCCTAGTTGCTGTGAGATTCAGTACGCACAATGTAACATCAAAATGGAAGACGACAATGATGACGAGGAAGACGACATGGAGAATCAGCACAGCACTA GAAATGGTTTGAGGAAGACGAAACTAAACCCCAAAACAGAGGCAGAGTCTTTTGAATCATGCGATTACTGTTTTGTAGCAAACGTCACTGCTTCAAATCTAAAAACGGACACAATT AATCTTCCAAAGAAAGCTGCGAGCTCGAAAGCTTTGAGCAGGAGATGTGACAATATAATACTAGTGAACGAAGAGGGAAACTCGTGGACTTTGAATCTGAGATTTAGAGAATCAGATGGAAGTTATTACATGGGAGGTGGCTGGAAAAGATTTTGTAGTGAAAACAGACAAAAAGAAGGAGATTTGATCGCGTTTAATCTAGTTGGAGACGGTGAATCTAACCCAATGCTCTGTATCTGTCAAGAAGAAGTATGTTCGGAGCTAATGAGCATAGCGAGAGAGAAGATTAAGACGAAGAAGCGTCGTCGTAGATGGGTAGCTTCACCATCATCTCCAGAACAAAACAGATTTGTCACTCTGAGTCTCACAAGTTACAATATCAAAAACTCCAAACTT AGTCTTCCGGTAGAGTTCACAAAGATTAATGGCATTAACAACAATCACAAGAAGATAATTCTGGAGGATAAACATGGTGTGAAGCGATTAATCAAGTTGATTCGAGATGGACCAAACAATGGAAGAAGAGGACTGGGAAAAGGATGGAAACTTTTCTGTAGAGCTAATGATGTACTGAAGGTAGGCGAGCCTTTTCAGTTGAAGCTACTTTGGGAAAACAAAACTCCTCTACTTAAGTTTTGGTCCAAGTTTAAGGAGGAACCAATCTAA
- the LOC109126804 gene encoding B3 domain-containing protein REM7-like: MADSVLQSPKNPHFFQALLPGFDSYLNIPVTFFLKHLQGINKQETAKLRTDVSDTVWELKIEDGRRLNGWKEFVTAHDLRIGDVIVFRHEGDFVFHVTALGLNCCETEYSTSSHSIDDDCDNHQDNIGKFSIFFCEVYSKM, from the exons ATGGCGGATTCAGTTCTTCAATCTCCAAAGAACCCACATTTCTTCCAAGCTCTACTTCCCGGATTCGACTCCTACCTC AATATTCCTGTAACCTTCTTTTTGAAGCACCTCCAAGGAATAAACAAACAGGAGACGGCGAAATTGAGAACGGACGTTTCAGATACAGTCTGGGAATTGAAAATTGAAGATGGCCGGAGACTCAATGGTTGGAAAGAATTTGTCACAGCACATGATCTTCGTATTGGTGATGTCATTGTTTTCAGACACGAAGGAGATTTTGTGTTTCATGTCACTGCATTGGGACTCAATTGCTGTGAGACTGAATATAGTACTTCATCTCATAGcattgatgatgattgtgataATCATCAGGATAACATTGGtaaattttctatctttttctgtGAGGTGTACTCAAAAATGTGA
- the LOC104717019 gene encoding B3 domain-containing protein REM17-like, translated as MSVSNLQEDKVYVPVSFARSNGWTKACGKVVLLNEMGRSWNLSLDHDKSGIKTYLRHGWRSFCNANGMNRGGHTFKLVQNSGMPVIRLCQAGCKPDAESSSSDCSYFAGSLTPSSFNKDALYLPKGFVSSNGLNKECCDEMVLKNEYGRTWNLVLRHRKSNNTVVMSRGWRSFCQVNGLKARDSFRFKLVRTGAKPVLCLCPAETKRDTRVVECSKGTDVDSLSTDPSSGEESSETEESEVKKNIKDNGRDNSNFKEDSEEESIEENIKKEKYCSRRGASSSSSQSRFVTLTITPYSYRSNKLRLPLHFTRVNGIEKPGKITVGSRRSKSDGASCKRPRKRKIETRKRLERIL; from the exons ATGTCTGTCTCAAACCTCCAGGAAGATAAAGTG TATGTTCCAGTGAGTTTTGCGAGGTCAAATGGTTGGACCAAAGCATGTGGTAAGGTTGTTCTTCTTAACGAAATGGGAAGATCATGGAACTTAAGCTTAGATCACGACAAATCCGGCATCAAAACTTATCTCAGACACGGCTGGAGAAGCTTCTGCAATGCCAATGGAATGAACCGAGGTGGCCATACTTTCAAACTTGTCCAAAATTCAGGAATGCCTGTGATCCGTTTGTGCCAAGCAGGATGTAAACCAGACGCTGAATCCTCCTCGTCAGATTGTTCATATTTTGCGGGATCTCTCACGCCTTCGAGCTTTAATAAAGATGCGCTG TATCTTCCAAAAGGGTTTGTGAGCTCAAATGGTTTAAATAAAGAATGTTGTGATGAGATGGTGCTGAAGAATGAATATGGTAGAACATGGAATTTAGTTCTGAGACACCGTAAGTCAAACAACACGGTTGTTATGTCACGAGGCTGGAGAAGTTTCTGTCAAGTAAACGGGTTAAAAGCTAGAGATTCCTTCAGGTTTAAACTGGTTAGAACCGGGGCAAAACCTGTTCTCTGTTTGTGCCCTGCAGAAACAAAGCGTGACACAAGAGTAGTAGAGTGTTCAAAAGGTACCGATGTAGATTCCCTCTCCACAGATCCTAGTAGCGGAGAAGAAAGTAGCGAAACCGAGGAAAGTGAAGTTAAGAAGAACATTAAAGATAATGGGAGAGACAACAGTAATTTTAAGGAGGATAGTGAAGAGGAGAGcattgaagaaaatataaagaaagagaagtatTGCTCAAGACGAGgagcttcatcttcatcaagtCAAAGCCGGTTTGTGACATTAACAATTACACCATACTCTTATAGAAGCAATAAGCTG AGACTTCCGCTTCATTTCACGCGGGTGAATGGCATCGAGAAGCCAGGGAAAATAACTGTTGGGTCAAGACGGAGTAAATCGGATGGTGCGTCTTGTAAAAGACCACGAAAACGGAAGATTGAGACTAGGAAGAGACTGGAAAGGATTCTCTGA